From the Malus domestica chromosome 17, GDT2T_hap1 genome, one window contains:
- the LOC103405290 gene encoding transcription factor JUNGBRUNNEN 1-like, which produces MEVAKVVRNSSEKDKDEEEVMLPGFRFHPTDEELVGFYLKRKVEKRAISMELIKQIDIYKYDPWDLPKVSSAGDKECYFFCRRGRKYRNSIRPNRVTGSGFWKATGIDKAIYSVKDPHECIGLKKSLVYYRGSAGKGTKTDWMMNEFRLPPNGHGKTTKFPNAKVDVTQEEAEVWTLCRIFKRIPSYKKYTPDCIESTTKQNPTDSSSKTCSFESGSYCSELHFGLEDSVIQRIERPKPVQVDEANQWLVAVGELDSISYPTPFATTYSSLTNLSDGDFFTNGNWDELRPVVQLAVDPSSQVYDCR; this is translated from the exons atggaggtgGCAAAGGTCGTGAGAAATTCATCAGAAAAGGATAAGGATGAAGAGGAAGTGATGCTTCCAGGGTTTAGATTTCATCCAACAGATGAGGAGCTTGTTGGGTTTTATCTAAAGAGGAAGGTGGAGAAGAGAGCTATTAGTATGGAACTCATCAAACAGATTGATATCTACAAATATGATCCTTGGGATCTTCCAA AAGTTAGCAGTGCGGGGGACAAAGAGTGCTACTTCTTCtgcagaagaggaagaaaatatAGGAACAGCATAAGACCTAACAGAGTCACAGGTTCTGGATTTTGGAAAGCCACCGGGATTGACAAGGCCATATATTCAGTTAAAGATCCCCACGAGTGCATTGGCCTCAAGAAATCATTAGTCTACTACCGTGGGAGTGCTGGCAAAGGCACCAAAACtgattggatgatgaatgagttTCGCCTTCCTCCTAATGGCCATGGAAAAACTACCAAGTTCCCAAATGCCAAAGTCGACGTTACACAAGAAGAAgct GAAGTTTGGACACTCTGCAGAATTTTCAAGCGAATCCCATCTTATAAAAAGTACACACCAGACTGCATAGAATCCacaaccaaacaaaaccctACTGATTCAAGTTCTAAAACATGCAGCTTCGAATCTGGGAGCTACTGCAGTGAGCTACACTTCGGACTCGAAGATTCAGTCATCCAACGCATTGAAAGACCAAAACCAGTTCAAGTGGATGAAGCAAATCAGTGGCTTGTAGCTGTAGGGGAGTTGGACTCTATATCTTACCCGACTCCATTTGCAACAACTTATTCAAGCTTGACGAACCTGAGCGACGGCGATTTCTTTACTAATGGAAACTGGGATGAGCTGAGACCAGTGGTTCAGCTGGCTGTTGATCCATCGTCCCAAGTTTATGACTGTAGGTAG